The Micromonospora krabiensis genome window below encodes:
- a CDS encoding MFS transporter codes for MTGLDQQPTSTDTTLPRGPLVGFATGSLGMGVWVTVPGLLLLYFLTDVLAVAPWLAGLALLLPKIADVLLHPWVGHRSDVAQARHGNRQRLLLLGCALPVAFAALFAVPGALTGAPAAAWVAVVFVAGNLLFAAYQVPYLATPADLRIGYHERTRLMAFRMVVLTLGILLSGLLAPLLAGGDAATRAGYQRMGLLLAAGMLVTLLVGVTGIARLRRAAATPTPTHGGGWRALVAALRDRQFRWLVAAYLAMSTTTHLVLAAVPYYAEYELGRAGLTTVLVGAFVAPALLVTPAWLVVARRLGKQRALLVAQGAFAVGSLVLALGRPAGLPVLVGAVAVLGVAFAGMQLLPFSMVPDVIRAAGAAGAGTYTGVWTATEATGAALGPYLYALSLAAGGFVASAAGETVTQPGSALAAVRYGFGLLPAALMLAALLLQRRYTLDATARAAN; via the coding sequence GTGACCGGGCTCGACCAGCAGCCGACCAGCACGGACACGACACTGCCCCGCGGCCCGCTGGTCGGCTTCGCCACCGGTTCGCTCGGCATGGGCGTCTGGGTGACCGTGCCCGGCCTGCTGCTGCTCTACTTCCTCACCGACGTGCTCGCCGTCGCGCCGTGGCTGGCCGGGCTGGCCCTGCTGCTGCCGAAGATCGCCGACGTGCTGCTGCACCCGTGGGTCGGGCACCGCAGCGACGTCGCGCAGGCCCGCCACGGCAACCGGCAGCGGCTGCTGCTGCTCGGCTGCGCCCTGCCGGTCGCCTTCGCGGCGCTGTTCGCGGTGCCCGGCGCGCTGACCGGCGCTCCCGCCGCCGCCTGGGTGGCCGTCGTCTTCGTCGCCGGCAACCTGCTGTTCGCCGCCTACCAGGTGCCCTACCTCGCCACCCCCGCCGACCTGCGGATCGGCTACCACGAACGAACCCGGCTGATGGCGTTCCGGATGGTCGTGCTCACCCTGGGCATCCTCCTGTCCGGGCTGCTCGCTCCCCTGCTCGCCGGCGGCGACGCCGCGACCCGGGCCGGCTACCAGCGGATGGGCCTCCTGCTCGCTGCCGGCATGCTCGTCACCCTGCTGGTCGGAGTCACCGGCATCGCCCGGCTGCGCCGGGCCGCGGCCACCCCGACGCCGACGCACGGCGGCGGATGGCGGGCCCTGGTCGCGGCGCTACGCGACCGGCAGTTCCGCTGGCTCGTCGCCGCCTACCTGGCCATGTCCACCACCACCCACCTGGTCCTCGCCGCGGTGCCCTACTACGCCGAGTACGAGCTGGGCCGCGCCGGCCTGACCACCGTGCTGGTGGGCGCGTTCGTCGCGCCCGCGCTGCTGGTCACCCCCGCCTGGCTGGTCGTGGCGCGGCGACTGGGCAAGCAGCGGGCGCTGCTGGTGGCGCAGGGCGCCTTCGCGGTCGGCTCGCTGGTGCTCGCCCTGGGCCGCCCGGCCGGCCTGCCAGTGCTGGTCGGCGCGGTGGCGGTGCTCGGCGTCGCGTTCGCCGGCATGCAGCTGCTGCCCTTCTCGATGGTCCCCGACGTGATCCGTGCCGCCGGCGCCGCCGGCGCCGGCACCTACACCGGCGTCTGGACCGCCACCGAGGCGACCGGCGCCGCGCTCGGCCCCTACCTGTACGCGCTGAGCCTGGCCGCCGGCGGGTTCGTCGCCTCCGCGGCCGGCGAGACGGTCACCCAGCCCGGCTCGGCGCTGGCCGCCGTCCGCTACGGCTTCGGACTGCTGCCGGCCGCGCTGATGCTCGCCGCGCTGCTGCTGCAACGCCGCTACACGCTCGACGCGACGGCCCGCGCGGCCAACTGA
- a CDS encoding TetR/AcrR family transcriptional regulator, whose amino-acid sequence MTMPRRRPGRPRRDETRPTREVVLTEATALFARRGFDAVGLREIAAAAGVDVATVSHHLGTKAQLYDACFAWVFAAEREVLETAAARARSALAAGPAAARRALHDLVDVFVDFLEQRPETTALWLRRWLEPDRHADLDARYATPLYGLVTDLLGAAAAAGALVEPTPHVTARSLVWAVHGHVVALLASGPARDRERAEFRRFVHHLLDRLYGPVDS is encoded by the coding sequence ATGACCATGCCCCGACGCCGGCCCGGCCGACCCCGCCGCGACGAGACGCGCCCGACCCGCGAGGTGGTGCTGACCGAGGCCACCGCGCTCTTCGCCCGACGGGGCTTCGACGCCGTCGGGCTGCGGGAGATCGCGGCGGCCGCCGGCGTCGACGTGGCCACGGTCTCGCACCACCTGGGTACGAAGGCGCAGCTCTACGACGCCTGCTTCGCCTGGGTCTTCGCGGCCGAGCGGGAGGTGCTGGAGACCGCGGCGGCGCGCGCCCGGTCCGCCCTCGCGGCCGGGCCGGCGGCCGCCCGGCGGGCCCTGCACGACCTCGTCGACGTCTTCGTCGACTTCCTCGAACAGCGCCCCGAGACCACCGCGCTGTGGCTGCGCCGCTGGCTGGAGCCCGACCGGCACGCCGACCTCGACGCCCGCTACGCGACCCCGCTCTACGGCCTGGTGACGGACCTGCTCGGCGCCGCCGCCGCGGCGGGCGCGCTGGTCGAGCCGACCCCGCACGTCACCGCCCGCAGCCTGGTCTGGGCGGTGCACGGGCACGTGGTGGCCCTGCTGGCGTCGGGACCGGCGCGGGACCGGGAGCGGGCGGAGTTCCGCCGGTTCGTGCACCACCTGCTCGACCGCCTGTACGGGCCGGTCGACTCTTGA
- a CDS encoding coiled-coil domain-containing protein, producing MDAQPTPVETRPCGHCGRPVPQRVGAGRPFRYCRDNDGACQRASRNSRMRHRNAPGLPGQVARTWEAVDRLDQIVETLAEALHAELSPVGVERQLAEARAEAATAVAAAQTERDEARRDAEDAAAAGAQAREQARAALAERDAAREAAERAALQAAHDVERAQRAEAARDEAHRTASAADALRTQAEQDRDAARRELAAVRGERDTERRRVADLTAERDTARADAERATRAATEAADRAQRWRVEVEDVRRQIEQARTDTARARAGAADAVRAREQADRARERAEETTRQATAAREEALAEVGRLRAELAGGVARHEALAGELATARAATAAVEERLTDLTVRLRAAEADRDLAQQRVAQLAGQVGDLAAALARLGTGTTPSPAAGLDVSAT from the coding sequence ATGGACGCCCAGCCCACCCCCGTCGAGACCCGTCCCTGCGGCCACTGTGGACGGCCGGTGCCGCAGCGCGTCGGCGCGGGTCGTCCGTTCCGGTACTGCCGCGACAACGACGGCGCCTGCCAGCGCGCCTCCCGCAACAGCCGGATGCGGCACCGCAACGCCCCCGGCCTGCCCGGGCAGGTGGCCCGCACCTGGGAGGCGGTGGACCGGCTCGACCAGATCGTGGAGACCCTGGCCGAGGCGCTGCACGCCGAGCTCTCCCCGGTCGGCGTCGAACGGCAGCTCGCCGAGGCGCGGGCCGAGGCGGCCACCGCCGTGGCCGCCGCCCAGACCGAGCGCGACGAGGCGCGCCGCGACGCGGAGGACGCCGCCGCCGCCGGCGCGCAGGCCCGGGAACAGGCGCGAGCCGCGCTGGCCGAGCGGGACGCCGCCCGGGAGGCGGCCGAGCGCGCCGCGCTTCAGGCGGCCCACGACGTCGAGCGGGCCCAGCGCGCCGAGGCGGCCCGGGACGAGGCGCACCGCACGGCCAGCGCCGCCGACGCGCTGCGCACCCAGGCCGAACAGGACCGCGACGCCGCGCGGCGGGAGTTGGCCGCCGTGCGCGGCGAACGTGACACCGAGCGGCGTCGCGTGGCCGACCTCACCGCCGAGCGGGACACCGCCCGCGCCGACGCCGAGCGGGCCACCCGCGCGGCCACCGAGGCCGCCGACCGCGCGCAGCGGTGGCGCGTCGAGGTCGAGGACGTACGGCGACAGATCGAGCAGGCCCGCACCGACACTGCCCGCGCCCGTGCCGGCGCCGCCGATGCCGTGCGCGCCCGGGAGCAGGCCGACCGGGCCCGGGAACGGGCCGAGGAGACCACACGGCAGGCGACGGCCGCCCGCGAGGAGGCGCTCGCCGAGGTCGGGCGGCTGCGGGCCGAGCTGGCCGGCGGCGTCGCGCGGCACGAGGCGCTCGCCGGGGAACTGGCCACCGCCCGGGCGGCCACGGCCGCCGTCGAGGAGCGGCTCACCGACCTGACCGTACGGCTGCGCGCCGCGGAGGCCGACCGCGACCTGGCCCAGCAGCGGGTCGCGCAGCTCGCCGGCCAGGTAGGCGACCTGGCGGCCGCGCTGGCCCGGCTGGGCACGGGCACCACGCCCAGCCCGGCGGCCGGTCTCGACGTGTCGGCGACCTGA
- a CDS encoding flavin-containing monooxygenase, with the protein MGVRPTVAVVGAGAAGLATLKALADAGVPAVCFEATDQVGGLWVYGSPGSPAYRTLHLNTSRGRTQFADHPMPADWPDYPDHTRVAGYLADYADRFGLRTAVRLRHTVERVTRGPDGTWTVRADGPQGTVEVTVEAVVVANGHNRVPKPPTPPHPGTCAAEQLHSHDYRGPEQLAGRRVLVVGGGNSAMDIAVDASYAAERTLLSLRRGVWVVPKYLLGRPSDTLNGALARRLPWRLRQRISQTMLRTTVGAPTRYGLPAPTHGFLQDHPTLSDALLSRLTHGDIEARPAIAGFDGRRVEFTDGRVDEVDLVVWCTGYRVEVPFLDPALLGDGPETLPLYRHVFHTDAPGLMFVGLMQSTGAAFPLVEAQARLVAGYLAGRYALPDPATQRAACRAELRAATARWGQRRPAMRVDFDAYLAQLGRELTAGARRARSGAWP; encoded by the coding sequence ATGGGTGTGCGGCCGACGGTGGCGGTGGTCGGCGCCGGCGCGGCCGGCCTCGCGACCCTGAAGGCGCTCGCCGACGCCGGCGTGCCCGCGGTCTGCTTCGAGGCCACCGACCAGGTCGGCGGCCTCTGGGTGTACGGGTCACCCGGCTCGCCCGCGTACCGGACCCTGCACCTGAACACCAGCCGGGGGCGCACCCAGTTCGCCGACCACCCGATGCCCGCCGACTGGCCGGACTACCCCGACCACACCCGCGTCGCCGGCTATCTCGCCGACTACGCGGACCGCTTCGGGCTGCGCACGGCCGTGCGACTTCGGCACACCGTCGAGCGGGTCACCCGCGGACCCGACGGCACCTGGACGGTGCGCGCCGACGGTCCGCAGGGGACGGTCGAGGTGACCGTAGAAGCCGTGGTGGTCGCCAACGGCCACAACCGCGTACCGAAGCCACCCACCCCGCCCCACCCCGGCACGTGCGCCGCGGAGCAGCTGCACAGCCACGACTACCGCGGCCCGGAGCAGCTCGCCGGCCGCCGGGTCCTCGTCGTCGGCGGCGGCAACTCCGCGATGGACATCGCCGTCGACGCGTCGTACGCCGCCGAGCGGACCCTGCTCTCCCTACGCCGGGGTGTCTGGGTGGTGCCGAAATACCTGCTCGGCCGCCCGTCGGACACCCTCAACGGGGCGCTGGCCCGACGGCTGCCGTGGCGGCTTCGGCAACGCATCAGCCAGACGATGCTCCGCACCACGGTCGGCGCGCCCACCCGCTACGGCCTGCCCGCGCCCACCCACGGCTTTCTCCAGGACCACCCCACGCTCTCCGACGCGCTGCTGTCCCGGCTGACCCACGGCGACATCGAGGCTCGCCCCGCGATCGCCGGCTTCGACGGGCGGCGGGTGGAGTTCACCGACGGCCGCGTCGACGAAGTCGACCTCGTCGTCTGGTGCACCGGCTACCGGGTGGAGGTCCCGTTCCTCGACCCGGCGCTGCTCGGCGACGGCCCGGAGACCCTGCCGCTGTACCGGCACGTGTTCCACACCGACGCCCCCGGGCTGATGTTCGTCGGCCTCATGCAGTCCACCGGCGCCGCGTTCCCCCTGGTCGAGGCGCAGGCCCGGCTCGTCGCCGGCTACCTCGCCGGCCGGTACGCCCTGCCCGACCCGGCGACCCAACGGGCCGCCTGCCGGGCGGAGCTGCGGGCGGCGACCGCCCGCTGGGGGCAGCGCCGCCCGGCGATGCGGGTCGACTTCGACGCGTACCTGGCGCAGCTCGGCCGGGAACTGACCGCCGGCGCCCGCCGGGCCCGCTCCGGGGCCTGGCCGTGA